A single window of Chitinophaga sp. XS-30 DNA harbors:
- a CDS encoding DUF1573 domain-containing protein, whose amino-acid sequence MKSFLSSLLLAAAVLTACNNNAKETGSDQASTLNSASDSAQGLYPVITFEKESHNFGNIEEGEVVEYSFKFTNTGNKDLLITRAEASCGCTVPEWPKEPVKPGESAYMKVKFDSRGRPEGYTEKEIYIQANTNPPAVNGPKIQCTVVKK is encoded by the coding sequence ATGAAATCGTTCTTATCCTCATTACTGTTGGCCGCCGCGGTACTGACCGCCTGCAACAACAATGCGAAAGAAACCGGCAGCGACCAGGCATCGACCCTTAACAGCGCTTCCGACTCCGCTCAGGGCCTGTACCCGGTGATCACTTTTGAAAAAGAAAGCCATAACTTTGGGAATATTGAAGAAGGCGAAGTGGTAGAGTACTCCTTCAAATTCACCAATACGGGCAATAAAGACCTCCTGATCACCAGGGCGGAGGCCAGTTGCGGCTGTACTGTACCTGAATGGCCGAAAGAACCCGTTAAACCCGGGGAAAGCGCCTATATGAAGGTGAAGTTCGACAGCCGGGGAAGACCGGAAGGATATACCGAAAAGGAGATATATATCCAGGCCAATACCAATCCTCCCGCAGTGAACGGTCCGAAGATCCAGTGCACGGTCGTAAAGAAATAG
- the yajC gene encoding preprotein translocase subunit YajC, with translation MTPQQGGGQGGFGGMGSLLFFGGMILVMWFFMIRPQTKKAKLQKQFIDNLKEGEKVVTIAGIHGKVKKINENNTLQIEVSPGTFLTIERSAVSMEYTNAVAKAAETK, from the coding sequence ATGACGCCCCAGCAAGGCGGCGGTCAGGGCGGTTTCGGCGGAATGGGCTCCCTGCTGTTCTTCGGCGGTATGATCCTGGTAATGTGGTTCTTCATGATCCGCCCCCAAACCAAAAAAGCCAAACTGCAGAAACAGTTTATCGATAACCTGAAAGAAGGGGAAAAAGTGGTGACCATTGCAGGTATCCACGGAAAAGTGAAAAAGATCAACGAGAATAATACCCTCCAGATCGAAGTGAGTCCCGGTACTTTCCTGACCATCGAGCGCTCTGCTGTAAGCATGGAATATACCAATGCTGTTGCGAAAGCTGCGGAAACGAAATAA
- the coaE gene encoding dephospho-CoA kinase (Dephospho-CoA kinase (CoaE) performs the final step in coenzyme A biosynthesis.), with translation MYIIGITGGIGSGKSTVARIFGLLGIPVYSADDAAKEIMVRDPVLVAQIREHFGPESYLADGSLHRKFISGIVFNDKAQLEVLNALVHPATIRHSEEWAARQQAPYVIKEAALMFETESFHHVDKVICVYSPEALRVHRVMKRDNITRNEVLARMHKQIDDRIKMKLADHVICNDEQQMVIPQVLALHQQFLATLK, from the coding sequence ATGTACATCATCGGCATAACAGGCGGTATCGGTTCGGGAAAAAGCACAGTCGCCAGAATTTTCGGTTTATTGGGGATTCCTGTATATTCTGCGGATGACGCAGCCAAAGAGATCATGGTCAGGGACCCGGTCCTCGTAGCACAGATCAGGGAACATTTCGGCCCGGAATCGTATCTTGCAGACGGCAGCCTGCACCGCAAATTCATCTCCGGTATCGTTTTCAACGACAAAGCGCAACTGGAAGTACTGAATGCGCTGGTACACCCCGCCACTATCCGTCATTCCGAAGAATGGGCCGCCAGGCAGCAAGCGCCCTACGTCATCAAAGAAGCTGCGCTGATGTTTGAAACCGAATCTTTTCATCATGTAGACAAAGTGATCTGCGTATATTCTCCCGAAGCGCTCCGGGTCCACCGCGTTATGAAACGGGACAATATCACCCGTAACGAAGTGCTGGCAAGAATGCATAAGCAGATCGATGACAGGATCAAGATGAAACTGGCTGACCACGTGATCTGCAACGATGAGCAGCAGATGGTCATTCCCCAGGTCCTGGCGTTGCACCAGCAGTTCCTCGCCACCCTGAAGTGA
- a CDS encoding sigma-70 family RNA polymerase sigma factor: MTLMQDSLLTRFREGHFDACEALFNTYWDALYQYALRILGSEEDAQDLVQDLFVELWERREYLEISTHIRIYLFSATRKKILRKFRDDGLKQKHLEKFILHGELRSELTLSTLIHKDILSQLQEDLQTLPAKEKAVFECYYFEELSIREIAIKNGTAEQTVRNQLSNAHRKALPLIHKLLMLI; this comes from the coding sequence ATGACCCTGATGCAAGACAGCCTCCTGACCCGGTTCCGGGAAGGGCATTTTGATGCATGCGAAGCGCTTTTCAATACCTACTGGGATGCCCTCTACCAGTATGCATTGCGCATTCTCGGCAGCGAAGAGGATGCACAGGACCTGGTACAGGATCTTTTCGTTGAACTTTGGGAGCGGCGGGAATACCTGGAGATCAGCACACACATCCGCATCTATCTCTTCAGCGCTACCCGGAAAAAAATACTGCGCAAATTCCGGGACGATGGCCTGAAGCAAAAACACCTGGAGAAATTCATCCTCCACGGAGAGCTCCGTTCCGAACTGACCCTCAGTACATTGATACATAAAGATATCCTGTCCCAATTGCAGGAAGATCTGCAAACACTTCCCGCCAAAGAGAAAGCCGTGTTCGAATGTTACTATTTTGAAGAACTGAGCATCCGGGAGATCGCCATTAAAAACGGCACGGCGGAACAAACGGTGCGCAATCAGCTCAGCAATGCGCATCGCAAGGCATTGCCGCTTATTCATAAATTGCTGATGCTGATCTAA
- a CDS encoding FecR family protein: MIRSAVEKLIDRYLRGNATPADETLVEQWLDSLASESSHPGQHLSPQEKELLRRKMLKSIRKRTISQGSRWKPVGIAAAVAGLLLGGYLLLRLQTPAPTPVYQVFRTGVGEQKMILLPDSSRIWMAPNSELQYPERYASMRNIILVSGEAFFDVRPDALHQFTVQADSLQVAVLGTSFNVRAYRNLPGLNIAVNTGKIRVTRSGNVLGMLSAGETMQYDRHHRAVALGTFDPGEASGWKNNRLYFDNTPLAEVLHMLENYYPVKFRLQHPEPLVVSGSLNMKMKPEQVMNILQEITGNSIRFTKRSDQLYIVQ; this comes from the coding sequence TTGATCCGTTCCGCAGTTGAAAAATTGATCGACCGTTACCTTCGCGGGAATGCCACACCGGCAGATGAAACGCTTGTAGAACAATGGCTGGATTCCCTGGCCTCAGAAAGCAGCCATCCCGGCCAGCACCTCTCCCCGCAGGAGAAGGAACTGCTCCGCAGGAAGATGTTAAAGAGCATCCGCAAAAGGACCATTAGCCAAGGTTCCCGATGGAAGCCGGTGGGCATCGCTGCCGCAGTGGCGGGATTGCTGCTGGGCGGTTACCTGCTGCTGCGGCTCCAGACACCCGCGCCAACGCCTGTCTACCAGGTCTTCCGCACCGGCGTGGGCGAACAGAAAATGATCCTGCTGCCGGACAGCTCCCGCATCTGGATGGCGCCAAATTCCGAGTTACAATATCCGGAACGCTATGCCAGCATGCGCAACATCATCCTGGTATCCGGGGAAGCTTTTTTTGACGTGAGGCCGGATGCGCTGCACCAGTTTACCGTACAGGCAGACAGCCTGCAGGTAGCCGTGCTGGGTACTTCCTTTAACGTCAGGGCATATCGTAATCTGCCGGGCCTGAACATCGCGGTAAATACCGGAAAGATCAGGGTCACCCGCAGCGGGAACGTGCTGGGCATGCTGTCAGCCGGCGAAACCATGCAATACGACCGCCACCACCGTGCCGTTGCGCTGGGAACGTTCGATCCCGGAGAAGCCAGCGGATGGAAGAACAACCGTCTTTATTTTGATAACACACCGCTGGCGGAAGTGCTGCATATGCTGGAGAACTATTACCCGGTAAAGTTCAGGCTGCAACACCCGGAGCCGTTGGTGGTCAGCGGTTCCCTCAACATGAAAATGAAACCTGAGCAGGTCATGAACATCCTGCAGGAAATCACCGGTAACAGCATTCGATTCACAAAACGGTCCGATCAGTTATACATCGTACAATAG
- a CDS encoding TonB-dependent receptor, whose protein sequence is MLMFAALLCTLGLTAQDVAAQQVKQAVSSLQIKKGPLAAALKQLQAQTGIDIMYNAALLEKFQVQDASYSNQTVEAVLRDLLKRTGLEFTEKEGVIIIKAPEKQRVPVRGAVTDAGNGIALPGVSVQVKGTSYGATSDGEGAFTVNADPASDTLLLSYLGYRNMQVPLAGRRELSLSLKADASMLSSVVVVGYGETKKDHLTGAVSHVSEKDFNQGVFSSPEQLLQGKVAGLNITRSGDPNGTPAVMLRGPSTLRSGEAQEPFYVIDGVPGASIQLVSMNDIVSIDVLKDASSTAIYGARAANGVIMVTTRRAKEGQKWISYNGYGALEQVSNRIEMLSGDQLRQWLDENGKSLNPNHEDGANTDWQKEVTRNGISHNHNLSLGGGAGNTVYDASINYLQNEGIMKGSSLDRINIRANLEQRAFDDRLKINVALSNSVSTQHRIPQLVFQNMLLYMPTVNVKNADGTYKEDFSATRDYYNPVSLIENNEDRTKTKILLGNLRAELKLLPGLNYTVNLSMQDEQINRDVYYKQASALAQNIGGKAIRGAYSNTKKILETYFNYDKTFGRHGLKLLAGYSWQEDRRNDGFQSSNQGFVSDALSYNNLGVGNLPVGVLPDYGGTTIDVYRFISFYARANYVYADKYLLQVSARRDGSSVFGANNRWGIFPAVSAGWRLKQEPFLKDVSWLDDLKLRAGYGVTGNALGFGAFTAVLLYNSTGKFYYNGGLANSIGPTQNANPDLKWESTGMANIGLDFSFLNNRLGGSVDFYDKRTSDLIWEYSVPTTQYFLNKLIANAGKMSNKGVEIQLNAVPVRNRKFSWSTALNLAHNRNNIESLSNDKFTLTSIPTAVLGGKGQSGNTSQMVVEGQPVGSFYIWKYMGKNDNGVSQFLKKDGTLTTSPTSDDFLYAGSAQPKLSYGWNNSFTYGNFDFNFFLRGVSGNKILNATLANLNSPSDAAIHNIPVYTLQESALDDKAFYLSDRYMESGSYLRMDNATLGYTVPLQSKYVRNLRFYVAANNLFVITDYSGIDPEINLGGLEPGIDNSNFYPKTRSFLLGVNMSF, encoded by the coding sequence ATGCTGATGTTTGCAGCCTTGCTATGCACCCTGGGCCTTACGGCGCAGGATGTTGCAGCCCAACAGGTCAAACAGGCCGTCAGCTCCTTACAGATAAAGAAAGGGCCGCTTGCGGCAGCGCTGAAACAACTTCAGGCGCAGACCGGCATTGATATCATGTACAATGCCGCCTTGCTGGAAAAATTCCAGGTACAGGATGCTTCCTACAGCAACCAGACGGTGGAAGCTGTGCTGCGCGACCTGCTGAAGCGCACCGGTCTTGAGTTCACCGAAAAAGAAGGGGTGATCATCATCAAAGCGCCGGAAAAGCAGCGCGTGCCTGTGAGAGGGGCGGTGACCGATGCCGGGAACGGTATTGCTCTCCCGGGTGTCAGCGTACAGGTGAAAGGCACATCTTACGGCGCCACTTCTGATGGCGAGGGCGCTTTCACCGTGAATGCGGACCCCGCTTCGGACACACTCTTGCTGAGCTATTTAGGCTACCGCAACATGCAGGTGCCGCTGGCGGGCCGCAGGGAACTGAGCCTGAGTTTAAAGGCCGATGCCAGTATGCTGAGCAGTGTAGTGGTGGTAGGGTATGGCGAAACAAAAAAAGACCACCTTACCGGTGCTGTCAGCCATGTATCTGAAAAAGATTTTAACCAGGGTGTGTTTTCCTCTCCCGAGCAGTTGCTGCAGGGAAAAGTAGCGGGCCTTAACATCACCCGCAGCGGTGACCCCAACGGTACGCCGGCAGTTATGCTCAGGGGCCCGTCTACCCTGCGCAGCGGTGAAGCCCAGGAACCCTTCTACGTTATAGATGGTGTGCCGGGCGCTTCCATTCAGCTGGTGTCGATGAATGACATCGTATCCATTGACGTATTGAAGGATGCATCTTCTACGGCTATCTACGGCGCCCGCGCGGCTAACGGTGTGATCATGGTGACCACCCGCAGGGCAAAGGAAGGGCAGAAATGGATCAGCTACAACGGCTACGGCGCCCTCGAACAGGTGTCCAACCGCATTGAAATGCTCTCCGGCGACCAGCTGCGCCAGTGGCTGGATGAAAACGGCAAAAGCCTTAACCCGAATCACGAGGACGGCGCGAATACCGACTGGCAGAAAGAAGTGACCCGCAACGGCATTTCACATAACCACAATCTTTCGCTCGGCGGCGGCGCCGGCAATACCGTGTACGATGCCAGCATCAACTACCTGCAGAACGAAGGGATCATGAAAGGCTCCTCGCTGGACCGCATCAATATCCGCGCTAACCTGGAGCAGCGCGCTTTTGATGACCGGCTGAAGATCAATGTGGCCCTGAGCAACAGCGTATCCACACAGCACCGCATTCCGCAGCTGGTGTTCCAGAACATGCTGTTGTACATGCCTACCGTGAACGTTAAAAATGCGGATGGTACCTACAAGGAGGATTTCTCCGCTACCAGGGATTATTACAACCCGGTTTCGCTGATCGAAAATAATGAAGACCGGACCAAAACAAAGATATTGCTGGGTAATCTGCGCGCGGAGCTGAAACTGCTGCCGGGCCTCAATTACACGGTCAACCTCTCCATGCAGGATGAGCAGATCAACCGCGATGTGTACTACAAACAAGCTTCCGCGCTTGCCCAGAATATTGGCGGAAAGGCCATACGGGGCGCTTACAGCAATACCAAAAAGATACTGGAAACATATTTTAATTACGACAAGACCTTCGGTCGCCATGGCCTGAAGCTGCTGGCCGGTTATTCCTGGCAGGAAGACCGCCGCAACGACGGGTTCCAGTCGTCCAACCAGGGCTTTGTATCCGATGCATTGAGTTATAACAACCTTGGGGTGGGCAACCTGCCGGTGGGTGTGCTGCCGGATTATGGCGGAACCACCATCGATGTGTACCGTTTCATTTCATTCTATGCCCGTGCGAATTATGTGTATGCGGATAAATACCTGTTGCAGGTTTCCGCCCGCCGCGACGGTTCTTCCGTGTTCGGCGCCAACAACCGCTGGGGAATTTTCCCGGCAGTGTCCGCAGGCTGGAGGCTCAAACAGGAGCCGTTCCTGAAGGATGTGAGCTGGCTGGATGATCTGAAGCTGCGCGCAGGTTACGGTGTAACCGGTAATGCATTGGGCTTCGGCGCATTTACTGCCGTGCTGCTGTACAATTCTACCGGCAAGTTTTACTACAACGGCGGCCTGGCCAATTCCATCGGCCCTACGCAGAACGCCAATCCGGACCTGAAATGGGAGAGCACCGGCATGGCAAACATCGGGCTGGACTTCTCTTTCCTCAACAACCGTCTCGGTGGCTCGGTGGATTTTTACGACAAACGCACGTCTGACCTGATCTGGGAATACAGTGTGCCAACCACCCAGTATTTCCTGAACAAGCTCATTGCCAATGCCGGCAAAATGAGCAACAAAGGTGTGGAGATACAGCTCAACGCCGTACCGGTAAGGAACAGGAAATTTTCCTGGTCCACAGCCCTGAACCTGGCCCATAACCGGAACAATATCGAGTCCCTGTCCAACGACAAATTCACGCTCACTTCCATCCCCACGGCAGTACTTGGCGGTAAAGGCCAGTCCGGCAACACGTCGCAGATGGTTGTGGAAGGGCAACCGGTAGGATCGTTCTATATCTGGAAATACATGGGTAAAAATGATAACGGTGTATCGCAATTCCTGAAAAAGGACGGAACGCTGACCACATCGCCCACATCGGATGATTTCCTGTATGCGGGAAGCGCACAGCCGAAATTGTCCTATGGCTGGAACAACAGTTTTACCTACGGCAATTTCGATTTCAACTTCTTCCTCCGCGGTGTTTCGGGGAACAAGATACTGAATGCAACGCTTGCGAACCTGAATAGCCCGAGTGACGCCGCCATTCACAACATACCGGTGTACACCCTGCAGGAATCCGCGCTGGACGACAAGGCTTTCTATCTCTCCGACCGGTATATGGAAAGCGGCTCTTATCTGCGGATGGATAATGCCACGCTGGGATATACCGTGCCGCTGCAAAGCAAATATGTGCGGAACCTCCGATTCTATGTTGCTGCCAACAATCTTTTTGTGATCACAGACTATTCCGGCATCGATCCCGAGATCAATCTTGGCGGCCTGGAGCCGGGTATCGACAACAGCAATTTTTATCCCAAGACCAGATCATTCCTGCTGGGCGTGAACATGAGTTTCTAA
- a CDS encoding RagB/SusD family nutrient uptake outer membrane protein: MKNRIRLSVVLLAVAAVSSCTNLDVPIESVYTEENFPTTSEGFIAATGPVYTQLASQYAVQYWRMQEFSTDEAIIPARDGNYDDGGQYRVLHKHTWNPDHTNVKSVWEWGFGGINTTNRIMRLFEAAPESAAKTTAISEMRTMRALFHFFMMDLYGNIPLVTTWGSSEPPEQKTRQEVFAFIETELKESIPGLAAETGALTYGRPTKWLAYAILTKLYLNAGYYTGTAKNTETVAMADSILANGRYALEESFASIFLPDNGPQIKEIIFAVPYDANQINGNQFSRFGLHTALLNKFELPFRPSIAQSTIASFYAKFNLPGDERNDTWLAGKQYERNGDPILISTTNKGLDNSYSGPNPNAAIQWHLEFFPEMPLVREETMDVGNDELGKARGVRSIKYYPDKNANPQSRHSNNDVPVFRLADIMLMKAEAILRGAAPTTVNGELQTALVLVNKVRDRAKAPLLNAVALNDMLDERARELAWEAWRRNDLIRFGKYEDSWGYKTNNDVNMRLYPIPTSERALNPKLEQNLGY, translated from the coding sequence ATGAAAAACAGAATCAGATTGTCCGTTGTGCTGCTGGCGGTTGCTGCGGTCAGTTCCTGCACGAACCTGGATGTTCCCATAGAATCCGTGTACACGGAGGAAAATTTTCCCACTACCTCGGAAGGGTTCATCGCAGCTACCGGTCCGGTGTATACCCAGCTGGCTTCGCAGTATGCGGTGCAATACTGGCGGATGCAGGAGTTTTCCACGGATGAAGCCATCATTCCGGCGAGGGACGGCAACTACGATGACGGCGGCCAGTACCGGGTGCTGCATAAACATACCTGGAATCCTGACCATACCAACGTGAAAAGCGTATGGGAATGGGGTTTTGGCGGCATCAACACCACCAACCGCATCATGCGCCTTTTTGAAGCCGCACCGGAAAGTGCGGCCAAGACCACGGCCATTTCCGAAATGCGTACCATGCGCGCATTGTTCCATTTCTTTATGATGGACCTCTACGGCAATATCCCGTTGGTGACCACATGGGGCAGCAGTGAGCCACCAGAGCAGAAGACCCGGCAGGAAGTATTCGCTTTCATTGAAACCGAACTGAAAGAATCCATTCCCGGTCTTGCTGCCGAAACCGGCGCCCTTACCTACGGCCGCCCTACGAAATGGCTGGCATATGCCATTCTCACCAAATTATACCTCAATGCCGGTTATTATACCGGTACGGCGAAAAATACGGAAACAGTGGCGATGGCGGACAGCATCCTGGCAAACGGCAGGTACGCCCTGGAGGAGTCCTTTGCGTCTATCTTCCTGCCGGATAACGGCCCCCAGATCAAAGAGATCATCTTTGCCGTGCCATACGATGCCAACCAGATCAACGGCAACCAGTTCTCCCGGTTCGGTCTGCATACGGCTTTGCTGAACAAATTTGAACTGCCGTTCCGCCCCAGTATCGCGCAAAGCACTATCGCATCTTTTTATGCGAAATTCAATTTGCCGGGCGATGAACGGAATGATACCTGGCTGGCGGGCAAACAGTATGAGCGCAATGGCGATCCCATCCTGATCTCCACCACCAACAAAGGGCTGGATAACAGTTACAGCGGCCCTAATCCTAATGCCGCCATTCAATGGCACCTGGAGTTCTTCCCCGAGATGCCGCTGGTGCGGGAAGAAACGATGGATGTGGGTAATGATGAACTGGGCAAGGCCCGTGGCGTCCGCTCCATCAAGTATTATCCTGACAAGAACGCCAATCCCCAGTCCCGCCACTCCAACAACGATGTGCCGGTGTTCCGCCTGGCGGATATCATGCTGATGAAAGCAGAGGCGATCCTTCGCGGGGCCGCGCCCACTACGGTAAATGGCGAGCTGCAGACAGCGCTGGTGCTGGTGAACAAGGTGCGCGACCGGGCAAAAGCACCGTTGCTCAATGCCGTTGCCCTTAATGATATGCTGGATGAACGCGCCCGCGAACTGGCATGGGAAGCCTGGCGGCGCAACGATCTGATCCGCTTCGGGAAGTATGAGGACAGCTGGGGCTATAAAACGAATAATGACGTGAATATGCGGTTGTATCCGATCCCCACCAGTGAACGTGCATTGAACCCGAAACTGGAGCAGAATCTGGGGTATTGA
- a CDS encoding pyridoxal phosphate-dependent aminotransferase, producing the protein MQLAERLTRISVPQTIKMARLSRELKAQGIDIVDLSIGEPDFDTPAHIREAAKKAIDEGYTHYTPVAGYADLKAAVAFKLKRDNGLDYSPEQIVVSTGAKQSIANAVMSIVNPGDEVIIPTPYWVTYSELVKLCQGVVKFVPGGIENDYKITPEQLEAAITPRTRLFMFSSPCNPTGSVYSRQELEGLAAVFEKHPDIFIISDEIYEYINYVGPHESIASIGNMKDRTIIINGLSKGFAMTGWRLGYLAASPEVAKACDMVQSQITSATCSITQRCAITALRGELDTAKEMVAAFRERRAYIYKALQDIPGLKVNEPDGAFYMFPNVSAFFGKSYEDSHVANADDLCMYLLHKANVSVVTGAAFQQPECIRISYATGMPRIEEGIKRMKEWLGKLK; encoded by the coding sequence ATGCAACTAGCAGAAAGATTAACGCGCATCTCCGTGCCGCAAACCATCAAAATGGCGAGGCTGAGCCGGGAGCTGAAAGCTCAGGGAATAGATATTGTGGATCTCAGCATTGGCGAGCCGGATTTCGATACACCGGCGCACATCCGCGAAGCCGCAAAAAAAGCCATCGACGAAGGTTATACGCATTATACGCCCGTGGCCGGTTATGCGGACCTGAAAGCGGCCGTGGCGTTCAAGCTGAAAAGAGATAACGGGCTTGATTACAGCCCGGAGCAGATCGTAGTGTCTACCGGCGCCAAGCAGAGCATTGCCAACGCCGTGATGAGCATCGTCAATCCCGGAGATGAAGTGATCATCCCCACGCCATACTGGGTCACCTATTCCGAACTGGTAAAGCTGTGCCAGGGTGTGGTGAAATTTGTGCCCGGCGGGATTGAAAATGATTACAAGATCACGCCGGAACAGCTGGAAGCAGCCATTACGCCGCGCACCAGGCTGTTCATGTTCTCCTCTCCCTGCAACCCTACCGGCTCCGTGTACTCCCGCCAGGAACTGGAAGGCCTTGCCGCCGTGTTCGAAAAACATCCGGATATCTTTATCATCTCCGATGAGATCTACGAATACATCAATTATGTTGGTCCCCATGAAAGCATTGCCAGCATCGGCAATATGAAAGACCGCACCATTATCATCAATGGCCTCAGCAAAGGTTTTGCGATGACCGGCTGGCGCCTTGGCTACCTGGCAGCTTCCCCTGAAGTGGCCAAAGCCTGCGATATGGTACAGAGCCAGATCACCTCTGCCACCTGTTCCATTACACAACGCTGCGCCATCACGGCATTACGCGGGGAACTGGACACGGCAAAAGAAATGGTAGCTGCTTTCCGCGAACGCCGTGCCTACATCTATAAAGCCCTGCAGGATATTCCCGGGCTGAAAGTAAATGAGCCGGACGGCGCTTTTTATATGTTCCCGAACGTCAGCGCTTTCTTTGGAAAGTCTTATGAAGACAGCCATGTAGCCAATGCCGATGATCTCTGCATGTACCTGCTGCACAAAGCCAATGTTTCCGTGGTAACAGGCGCTGCCTTCCAGCAACCGGAGTGCATCCGCATTTCCTACGCCACCGGCATGCCGCGCATTGAAGAAGGGATTAAACGGATGAAGGAATGGCTCGGGAAACTGAAATAG
- a CDS encoding DUF4256 domain-containing protein translates to MQVCKDAAVNRNRFYYKFEGYPITNTMTSHKKALPPKQREELINILKKRFEKNMHRHKGIDWAKVQAKLEVNAEKLWSLNEMEMTEGEPDVIGYDKKTGEYIFCDCSAESPKGRRSICYDHEALESRKEHKPKNNAIDMAAEIGIEMLTEEQYRDLQKLGEFDLKTSSWVKTPSDVRELGGALFCDRRFGKVFLYHNGAESYYGARGFRGLLRV, encoded by the coding sequence ATGCAAGTTTGTAAAGATGCTGCTGTCAACAGAAACAGATTTTATTATAAATTTGAGGGGTACCCAATTACGAATACGATGACTAGCCACAAAAAAGCGTTGCCGCCAAAACAACGCGAAGAACTGATCAACATACTGAAAAAACGTTTTGAGAAAAATATGCACCGCCATAAAGGCATCGATTGGGCTAAAGTGCAGGCAAAGCTGGAAGTTAATGCCGAAAAACTTTGGTCGCTCAACGAAATGGAAATGACAGAAGGAGAACCGGATGTTATTGGCTATGATAAAAAGACGGGCGAGTACATATTCTGCGATTGTTCCGCGGAAAGCCCCAAAGGCCGCAGAAGCATTTGTTATGATCACGAGGCATTGGAATCCAGAAAAGAACACAAGCCAAAAAATAACGCGATTGATATGGCTGCCGAGATAGGGATCGAGATGCTGACGGAAGAACAGTACCGCGACTTGCAGAAACTTGGTGAGTTTGATTTGAAGACCTCCAGCTGGGTAAAAACGCCTTCAGATGTCAGGGAGCTTGGGGGCGCCCTGTTCTGTGACCGCCGCTTCGGCAAAGTTTTCCTGTATCATAACGGCGCGGAATCATACTATGGGGCCAGGGGATTCCGTGGTTTGCTGAGGGTCTGA
- a CDS encoding DUF4397 domain-containing protein, whose translation MVTKKNRIWAMLALVVAFAGLSSCLKNNTTPQKPYTSLAFISGVPTTYAADIYVNNAKEGANLGFAVYGGFTSETLGSLKIDFKKAGGDSILATTTGIYDTLDYHTHILYGQSPIDVYTINEAYTFDDLSTEKSNVRFFNLSPDLGPVDFYINDTKVSSSRQNMDFLGGVYDSFVPTDANTVTVRAKAAGTDTEIAVKTDVTLGRGFAQTIFLAGLEGNTGDFKPKIAIMNH comes from the coding sequence ATGGTAACAAAGAAAAACCGGATCTGGGCAATGCTGGCCCTGGTAGTGGCATTTGCAGGATTGTCTTCCTGCCTGAAGAACAACACGACACCGCAAAAACCTTACACTTCGCTGGCTTTCATCAGCGGTGTTCCCACCACGTATGCGGCTGATATCTATGTCAACAACGCAAAAGAGGGGGCAAACCTGGGATTTGCCGTGTACGGCGGTTTTACATCTGAAACTCTCGGTTCCCTCAAGATAGATTTCAAAAAAGCCGGCGGGGACAGCATCCTGGCTACAACCACCGGCATATACGATACGCTGGACTATCACACCCACATTCTTTACGGACAGTCCCCGATCGATGTGTACACGATCAACGAAGCCTATACATTTGACGATCTCAGCACGGAAAAATCAAATGTCCGTTTCTTCAATCTCAGCCCCGATCTGGGCCCTGTAGATTTCTATATCAACGACACCAAGGTTTCTTCCAGCCGGCAGAACATGGATTTTCTGGGCGGTGTGTACGACTCTTTCGTACCCACGGATGCCAATACCGTTACCGTCCGGGCCAAAGCGGCAGGTACCGATACAGAGATCGCTGTTAAAACAGACGTTACTTTGGGTCGCGGATTCGCGCAAACGATATTCCTGGCCGGTCTTGAAGGCAACACCGGGGATTTCAAGCCCAAGATCGCGATCATGAACCACTAA